The Kwoniella mangroviensis CBS 8507 chromosome 1 map unlocalized Ctg02, whole genome shotgun sequence genome window below encodes:
- a CDS encoding FACT complex subunit SPT16: MSDVQLDSALFFKRAERIFQAWENPSGDTAELEGLTALQVVLGEPNDDTPAYNKTMSLQLYLLGFEFPSTLMLFTKSPRKVTFVCSSSKAKLLKQLQSSNGIEVDIQVRSKDEGAAKQVVKDLVLSLGDGKVGSLPKDKPAGKLVDDWNAAVATSKGGLEVVDISISVSAILNEKDGEELKNLITGSKMTATTMQHYFKSKMESIIDRGTKVPHEVFAGLVEEKIGNDEKGPDMKLWNKNSSLGDVDFSSTEWVYSPIIQSGGKYDLRVTAMSDNSPLKPGVILASLGIRYKSYCTSMSRTFFISPNKKQESYYSALLEARSEALKKLKAGAVVQDVYNEVQQFVESKSPTLGQNLSKSIGFATGIEYRDSSFVLNAKNSRTLKENMVLILSLGVQELPDPKKPGKTYSLLLADTVKVGQSGAVVLTEGVTKLNDVVMDLEDEEEEESEPEVKAKPSRKTNGDAKPKSPVKTRTGAGGARAAPAKTRGANRDNFEQTTSEKIKANQARLHAQRNADGVKKWEKGGKGKDGSQDKVVKRYESYRREEQLPRAVEDRRVYVDEQRQSVVLPINGFAVPFHISTIKNVTKNEEAEHIVLRINFQSPGQIAGKKEDMPFEDPDANFIRSVSFRSQDRRHMLKVFDTITALKKTATKREAERKELADVIEQEKLVEVKGRHPYVLKNVFPRPAPEGKKTDGNVEIHQNGIRFRPDGPASKIDLLFSNIKHLFFQPSEKELIVIIHVHLKAPIMLGKKKTYDVQFYREVTDMSFDETGGKKRRARYGDEDEIEQEQEDRKRRAELDKQFHDFARRIESAAQAQQYELEVDVPFRELGFSGVPYRSNVLLLPTTNCLIHISEFPFTVITLSDVEIVHLERVQFGLKNFDMVFVLNDLKKAPIHINSIPVVHLDNVKEWLDSCDVPISEGPVNLSWPAIMKTVNDDPLAFYNEGGWEFLTGGGSDAESSESEEGSEFEEDSDAFDDESSSDDESGSDFGDDSDDSGSDEDLSDEGEDWDELERKAERADKKHREKGGDESDDDRGKKKKGGRR; encoded by the exons ATGTCCGATGTTCAACTCGATTCCGCTCTTTTCTTCAAGAGGGCCGAGAGGATCTTCCAGGCGTGGGAG AATCCCTCTGGTGATACAGCTGAACTGGAAGGATTGACCGCTTTACAGGTGGTCTTAGGGGAACCTAATGATGATACCCCGGCGTACAACAAGACTATGTCTCTACAG CTGTACCTCCTTGGATTCGAATTCCCCTCCACTCTCATGCTGTTCACAAAATCACCTCGAAAAGTCACTTTTGTCTGTAGTTCATCCAAAG CTAAACTACTCAAGCAGCTTCAGTCATCCAATGGGATAGAAGTGGATATTCAGGTtagatcgaaagatgaaggtgcAGCCAAAC AGGTGGTAAAAGACCTGGTATTGTCGttgggagatggaaaggttggaagTCTGCCCAAAGACAAGCCTGCGGGTAAATTGGTGGATGATTGGAACGCAGC TGTCGCTACTTCGAAGGGTGGATTAGAAGTAGTagatatatcgatatccGTCTCAGCAATCCTTAACGAGAAGGATGGCGAAGAGTTG AAAAACCTCATTACCGGTTCAAAGATGACCGCTACTACCATGCAACATTACTTCAAGTCCAAGATGGAatctatcatcgatcgaGGTACAAAAGTACCGCATGAAGTGTTCGCAGG CTTGGTGGAGGAGAAAATTGGcaatgatgagaaaggtcCAGATATGAAGTTGTGGAATAAAAATTCTTCCCTTGGCGAT GTCGACTTTTCATCTACTGAATGGGTTTACTCACCTATCATTCAATCTGGGGGCAAATACGATCTTAGAGTTACCGCCATGTCAGATAATAGTCCCTTAAAACCTGGCGTAATCTTGGCGAGTTTGGGTATCAGATATAAGAGTTATTGTACTAGCATGAGTAGGACGTTCTTCATCAGTCCCAACAAG AAACAAGAATCGTATTATTCAGCCCTGCTAGAAGCAAGATcggaagctttgaagaagttgaaggcTGGAGCGGTAGTCCAGGATGTGTACAATGAGGTCCAACAATTTGTCGAGTCTAAGAGTCCTACGCTAGGACAAAATCTTTCGAAAAGCATTGGATTTGCC ACTGGTATCGAGTACCGAGACAGCTCCTTCGTACTCAATGCTAAGAATAGCAGGACGTTGAAGGAGAACATGGTGTTGATCCTTTCGCTGGGTGTACAAGAGTTACCGGATCCGAAGAAGCCAGGAAAGAC TTACTCTCTTCTCCTCGCCGATACCGTAAAGGTCGGTCAGAGTGGAGCAGTCGTTTTGACAGAAGGTGTCACTAAGCTGAATGATGTAGTCATGGAtctcgag gatgaggaagaagaagagtctGAACCCGAGGTCAAGGCAAAACCTAGTAGGAAGACCAACGGTGATGCcaaacccaaatcacctGTCAAGACTAGGACCGGTGCTGGCGGTGCTCGAGCCGCCCCAGCGAAGACCCGAGGTGCCAATAGGGATAATTTCGAGCAGACCACTTCAGAGAAAATCAAGGCAAACCAAGCTCGACTGCATGCTCAGCGAAATGCCGATGGTGTGAAGAAGTGGGAGAAAGGCGGGAAAGGCAAAGACGGTTCTCAAGATAAGGTCGTGAAGAGGTATGAAAGTTATAGAAGAGAGGAACAGCTTCCCAGAGCAGTGGAGGATCGTCGA GTATATGTGGATGAACAGAGACAGTCAGTCGTACTGCCCATCAATGGATTCGCCGTTCCTTTCCATATTTCTACCATCAAGAATGTGACGAAGAACGAGGAAGCGGAACATATCGTACTGAGAATCaacttccaatctcctgGTCAAATAGCAGGAAAAAAGGAAGATATG CCCTTTGAAGATCCCGATGCCAATTTCATTCGATCGGTATCGTTCCGATCACAAGATCGAAGACATATGCTCAAAGTGTTCGACACCATCACTGCGCTGAAGAAGACAGCGACgaagagagaagctgaaagaaaGGAACTTGCAGATGTCATAGAGCAGGAGAAATTGGTTGAAGTGAAAGGCAGACATCCATATGTCCTCAAAAATGTGTTCCCTCGTCCAGCACCGGAAGGGAAAAAGACGGATGGAAATGTTGAAATCCACCAGAATGGTATCAGGTTTAGACCTGATGGTCCTGCTTCTAAGATCG ACCTGCTTTTCAGTAATATTAaacacctcttcttccaacccaGTGAAAAGGAACTCATTGTTATCATTCATGTACATCTGAAAGCTCCTATTATGCTcggcaagaagaagacgtaTGATGTACAATTCTATCGAGAAGTGACAGACATGTCGTTCGACGAGACTGGCGGTAAAAAGCGAAGGGCAAGgtatggtgatgaagatgagattgagcAGGAAcaggaagatcgaaagagacGTGCCGAGTTGGATAAACAGTTCCATGATTTCGCAAGGAGGATCGAATCTgctgctcaagctcaacagtACGAGTTGGAAGTAGATGTACCGTTCAGAGAATTAGGTTTCTCAGGTGTACCTTATCGATCCAACGTTCTTTTACTTCCCACAACAAACTGTTTGATCCATATTTCGGAATTCCCATTCACGGTCATCACTCTTTCCGACGTTGAGATTGTCCATCTAGAAAGAGTTCAATTCGGTTTGAAGAATTTCGATATGGTCTTCGTTCTGAATGATTTGAAGAAAGCTCCGATACATATCAACTCTATACCTGTTGTTCATCTAGATAATGTCAAGGAATGGTTAGA TTCATGCGACGTACCTATATCGGAAGGACCGGTCAACCTCTCTTGGCCTGCCATCATGAAAACagtcaatgatgatccgCTTGCCTTCTACAATGAGGGAGGCTGGGAATTCCTTACTGGAGGTGgatct GACGCTGAATCATCCGAAtcggaagaaggatctgaaTTCGAGGAAGATTCTGATGCGTTTGACGATGAGTCTagctcagatgatgagagtggaTCAGACT TCGGCGATGATTCCGATGATTCTGGttcggatgaagatctaagtgatgaaggtgaggattgggatgaattggaaagaaaggctgaaagag CCGATAAGAAGCACCGTGAGAAAGGAGGtgatgaatcggatgatgatagaggtaaaaagaagaaaggcgGTAGACGATAA